Proteins encoded in a region of the Bacillus sp. T3 genome:
- a CDS encoding PDR/VanB family oxidoreductase has product MVKQERIQAVVSEVIYETPKVKRFRLTPVKAGSLPKFSAGAHITTYLENEGKELERHYSLISNPNQTDYYEIAINRNPKSKGGSVYWHNHVRTGQELEISFPKNQFSLSFQAKHHVFLAAGIGITPFLAMAAELKAKGKSFELHYAAASKEACSFFNFLTTEYPQQTYFYFSNEQKKMDPGIMIGQKIGSHVYFCGPESMVHQFKNAAYGFGYPEKSIHYELFSPPDFGPTYPFQVNLNKSKRVLNVTGDESLLETLLNSGVKAPYSCKIGGCGSCEVGVLEGEVDHRDVYLTEEEKKNNNVILTCVSRGKILSWNCR; this is encoded by the coding sequence ATGGTAAAACAAGAGAGGATACAAGCTGTCGTTTCAGAAGTAATTTATGAAACTCCAAAGGTTAAACGGTTTCGACTAACTCCAGTAAAAGCGGGGTCCTTGCCGAAATTCAGCGCTGGAGCCCATATTACTACCTATTTGGAAAATGAGGGAAAGGAATTAGAGCGACATTATTCATTAATTAGCAATCCAAATCAAACCGATTACTATGAAATTGCCATTAATCGAAACCCTAAATCAAAAGGGGGATCGGTATATTGGCATAATCATGTTCGTACTGGTCAGGAATTGGAAATTAGCTTCCCGAAAAATCAATTTTCCTTAAGCTTTCAGGCAAAGCATCACGTCTTTCTTGCGGCTGGGATTGGTATAACACCTTTCTTGGCAATGGCTGCTGAATTAAAGGCGAAGGGGAAATCATTTGAATTACACTACGCTGCTGCTTCAAAGGAGGCCTGTTCCTTTTTTAATTTTCTCACTACCGAATATCCTCAACAAACGTATTTTTATTTTTCTAATGAGCAAAAGAAAATGGACCCTGGGATTATGATTGGACAAAAAATTGGTTCGCATGTTTATTTTTGCGGTCCAGAATCAATGGTTCATCAGTTTAAAAACGCAGCTTACGGGTTTGGTTATCCTGAAAAAAGTATTCATTATGAACTATTCTCTCCACCTGATTTCGGACCAACTTATCCATTTCAAGTGAATTTAAATAAGAGTAAGAGAGTGTTGAATGTAACAGGGGACGAAAGCCTGCTTGAGACGCTATTGAATAGTGGCGTTAAAGCTCCATATTCGTGCAAAATTGGTGGATGTGGCAGCTGTGAGGTCGGTGTACTTGAAGGTGAGGTTGACCATCGTGATGTCTATCTGACAGAGGAAGAGAAAAAGAATAATAACGTGATCTTAACCTGTGTATCGCGGGGAAAAATCTTGTCCTGGAACTGTAGATAG
- a CDS encoding IclR family transcriptional regulator → MSSVIQKSRILLEAIKPEKDKEEWSATEISKKLEIPVQTVHRLLNSLSEAGFVSKNMETKKFRLSFNLIQMGFAFRNSLSVYQNSLPIMEKLADKAKHCTCLTVIEDIEGIVVNWNNPTSALNIDPSLLRNPLHIGAANKVLLTYLPSSLKDRTISSLCSMDPTLPKEMLENELKLIKQQGCAITVGEISEGIADIAAPIFSWEEKIVAAVSVLIPISTVNTQRIEELVSLTIKAAEDISEELGFYK, encoded by the coding sequence TTGTCTAGTGTCATCCAAAAGTCAAGAATCCTTCTCGAAGCGATTAAGCCTGAAAAAGATAAGGAGGAATGGAGCGCTACAGAAATCAGTAAAAAACTAGAAATTCCAGTCCAGACAGTACACAGATTACTTAATTCACTCTCTGAGGCGGGCTTTGTTTCAAAAAACATGGAAACGAAAAAATTCCGGCTTAGCTTTAACCTTATTCAAATGGGTTTTGCTTTCCGGAATAGTCTATCTGTTTATCAAAACTCCTTGCCCATCATGGAAAAACTAGCAGATAAAGCAAAACATTGTACCTGTCTAACCGTAATCGAAGACATTGAAGGGATCGTTGTCAATTGGAATAATCCCACTTCAGCACTGAACATTGATCCATCACTCCTACGAAACCCACTTCACATTGGAGCTGCAAATAAGGTCCTATTAACCTATCTCCCATCATCCTTGAAAGATAGAACAATCAGCTCGTTATGTTCTATGGACCCTACACTACCAAAAGAAATGTTAGAAAATGAATTAAAATTGATTAAACAACAAGGGTGTGCCATTACTGTGGGTGAAATTTCTGAGGGAATAGCCGATATTGCAGCACCGATCTTTTCCTGGGAAGAAAAAATTGTGGCGGCAGTTAGTGTTCTTATTCCTATATCAACAGTTAATACCCAAAGGATTGAGGAACTTGTTTCCTTAACCATTAAAGCAGCAGAGGAT